From the Desulfonatronum thiodismutans genome, the window TACTCGTCAAAACCGGACTCACCCCGGGTCATGCGCTGGAGCATGGCGGAGACCGTCGCGAAATCAGGGTTGGTTCGACCTTCTTCGAGGAAGTTGCGTTGATCCAGCACAAACTGCCTGTTGACGTGCGCGATCAAGACCCCTTTGTCGTCGATGATGTAGGAATATCCTCGTTCGCCGTACTTGACGTGGTCCGTGATATCGCTGAGCACGGTCGCGTCCATTACCGCCATCAGCACGCCAACGACTTGGCCATTTTCTCCCCGGATAGGTGTAGCGATGGACAGAATTGGCTGGTTTGTCACCCGGCTGATAATCACGTTGGAGAACACCGATTGTCCGGCCATGGCTCGCTGGAAATACTCCCGGTCCCTGAGGTCCGCAGTGGTTCCGTCCGGGTAACGAACTTGGCCATCCGGGAAGACGACGCCCATGCGCTGATAGTTCAACCGGGTGGTTTCATTTTCCAGGGCCGGTCGCTGCTGGCTCCAGTCCATGGACCGAATAATATGCCGGTTGGCCACCCCTTCAATGGCCAAAAGATGATAATCCAGCTGGCTTCTGAGTAGTCTCGCTCCATCTTCGGCGATAATGACGATGTTTTCCTCGACTTGACTGAACACGGCACGGGAGGCCCGCTCATAGGCGATAAAGCCGAGCCCTGCGCAAACCAGAATCAGCAGGGCCAAAAAACCACAAGTCAGTTTGATGCCAATGGGGATGTTCTTCATTGTTTCCCTCGTTTCTTTTCGGTTGATTTCGGGTTCTATAAGCCCGTAAGCAAATTCTGTTCGCCTCTGCTCAATAAGTGGTCCAAGTCCAGTAAGATCAGGAGTCTATCCGCCAGCTTGCCCACCCCGCTGATGTACTCGGATTCGATCCCGGCAATGATGGACGGTGGTGGTTCCACTGTGTTTGCCGGGATGCGCAGCACCTCGGACACCGAATCCACCACAAAGCCGACGATGACGGCGTTAATCTCGATGACGATGATCCGGGTGTGCTTGTCGTGCTCCTGGCCGGTCATGCCGAAACGCTTGCGCAGATCAATGATCGGGATGACCTTGCCCCGCAGGTTGATCACCCCTTCCACGAAATCCGGAGCTTTGGGCACCCGGGTGATGCCCATCATCCGGATAATCTCCTGCACCTTGAGGATCTCCACCCCGAACTCCTCGTCTCCGATGTGAAACGTGACCAGTTGCAGCAAGGTGTCGTCCTTGCCCGCCGACTGCTGCTGACCGTGCATTTTTCTCCTCCCGTGCTGGTTCATGCTCTAGGTTATTGGCCACTTGCCCCTGGCTCACGGATCATGACCTTCAGGTTGGAGGCCATGGTCGAGAGGGATTCCGGGGGAACCAAGGGCGCCAAATCTCTTCCGGGTATCATTTGAGTTTATTATAATAACACGAATACTGTCGACGCGTATACGACGCGAAACGGCGTATTTGTGGCGTTTTTTTTGAAGAGAGGCATTAACGCTGAGCGTTGATCAGGAGAGGCTGGACATGAAGATCATGCCATGTCCGCGTTTTTTGTTCCGCGAGAGGAAGGCGGGAGGTGTCGATAGGCGGTGTCTCAAAATGGTGGGCCAGGCGTCTTGCCTGTCCACGGAGGCAGGATGCTGCGCTATTGGTTCTACGCGAGTGATTGGAATGCCGGCATATTGCCGCTGCCCCGCGTTGCCGCGCCCATCCAGGGCGGCCGCGAGAGACGCCCCTACGGAGGATTGACGGGCACAAAAATAACTACCACACTCTTCAGGTTGTTTTTGCTCGCATCCGTAATCTGCATAAAAAGGAGTACGATATGGAAGCAAGAGCCGTTAAAATGGCTAACAGTCTGGCGTTCCTGATACCCAAGCCAATCGTCGCGAAACTCGGACTCATGGAGAACACCTCTGTCGATATTTCACTCAGAGGCGACGAAATTGTGTTCAGGCCCATGCCCAGAAAGTATATTCTGTCCGAACTTCTGGCCGGGATAACACCGGAAAATATGCATGACGAGGTCGGCTGGGGCGAGCCTATGGGGCAGGAGCTGCTCTGGGACGCATCCCAGACCAACCCCCTGAAACCTTCAAGTGTCTATTGAGAGAAAAGGTCCGAGGTATCAATCCCCGGCGGCCTGAACCCGATTACGACCGGATTCCTTGGCTTTATAGAGAGCACCGTCCGCGGCATCCACCAGCTTGCGGGGAGAATCCTCAAACTCGTTGAAGCCGGTGGCGTGGCCCAGGGAGACGGTCACGTGGTCGGCAATGGGGGAGTGTTCGTGAGGCAGTTTGAGGTTGGAGACGGCCTCGCGCATGGCCGAAGCGATCATCTCGGCTCCTTGGACGTCGGTCTCAGGGAGCAGGGCCGCGAACTCCTCGCCGCCGTAGCGGGCGACCAGGTCCGCAGGGCGTTGGGTAACGGAGCGCAACGCCTTGGCCACCTGCTGCAGGCAGATGTCCCCGGCTCCGTGGCCGTAGTTGTCGTTATAGGCTTTGAAATGATCGATATCGATCATCACCACGCTGATGGGCAAAGCGTTCCGGGATGTGCGTTTCCATTCATGCTCCAGGCTTTGGTCGAAACTGCGCCGATTGGCGATTCCGGTCAGCCCGTCCACCATGGCCAAGCGCTCCAGCATTTCCGTACGGGCCTTCAGCTGAACGTGGGTGCGCACCCTGGCCTTGACCACCGGAATGCTGAACGGCTTGGTGATATAGTCCACGGCCCCGAGATTCAACCCCAGGGTCTCGTCCTCGCTGGAGCTTTTGGCCGTGACGAAGATCACGGGGATATTCTTGGTTTCCGGAGCATTTTTGAGCCGTCGGCAGACTTCGTACCCGTCCATCTCCGGCATCATGACGTCCAGCAGGATGATGTCCGGCGGATCGTCGGACGCGGCGATGGCCAGGGCCTTTGGGCCGTTGGCGGCGATGCGCACCCGGTACTCCGTGCGCAGGGCTTCGACCAGCACCTGAATATTAATGGGGACGTCGTCCACGACCAGTACGGATCGGAGTTCCAGGGATTCGGACATGCGTCATGCTCCTTGTTGCGGTTGCGACGACACGGCGGTTCGCATCGCCTGGAGGACGGCGGAGGCGGATTCGTAGTCAAAGTGTTCCAGGCAATGCCGCGCTTCGTCCAACAGGACTTGCTCTTTTCCGGCCAAAGCCTGGCTCAATCGCTTCAGCATGACTTCCTCCACCAAGTCCCCGCTTTCCACCAGGCGGATCATCCGCTCCAGGATTTCCAGGGCAGTCGCGGCGTCCGGTTCGCCTGAATCATCCGTGACACTTGAGATATCCGGCGGATTCGCGGCGGAGAAGGAAGCGATAGGCTGGTCTGGTTCCGTTTCCGGGGCAGGTTGAAGGATCGCGGTGAGCACGAAGGTGCTGCCCTGGCCCGGAACGCTCTCAAAGTCCAGATCGCCGTTCATCATTTCGGCCAGAAGCTTGCTGATGGCCAGCCCCAGCCCGGTGCCGCCGAATTTCCGGGTGGTGGACGCGTCGGCCTGGGTGAAGATGGAGAAAAGTCGTTCTCGCTCTTCAGGTTTGATGCCGATGCCCGTATCTTTCACGGCGAACCGCAACCGAACCTGATGGGCGTCCCGCCCCTCAAGGCTGACATGAAGCTCCACCCCGCCCCGCTCCGTGAACTTCACGGCGTTGCCCAGCAAATTGGCCAAAGCCTGTTCCAGGCGCAACGAGTCGCCCACAAGGCTTCGGGGAACATCCGGTTCAACCTGTAAGGAAAGAGTGAGCCCTTTTTCCTTGATCGACGCCTCAATAAGCGCGGACAATTGATCCAATACCTCGTTCAAGGCGAAAACCCGTTGTTCCAAAACCAGCCGCCCGGCCTCGATCTTGGAATAGTCCAGGATGTCGTTGAGGATATTCAACAGCATCCCGGACGAGCGCAGCACCTTTTGCAGATAGTCGCGTTGCCGCGACTCCAGTTGGGTTTCCAGGCAAAGCTGGGTCAGGCCGATCACCGCGTTCAAGGGGGTACGGATTTCATGGCTCATGTTTGCCAGGAAAGCGCTCTTGGCTTTCGACGCCGTCTCAGCCGTTTCCTTGGCCTGGACCAGGGCCTCTTCGATCCGCTTCCGCTCCGTGACGTCACGGGCAGCCGCATAGATAATTCCCCCCTGAGGCTTGGAGCGCCATTCGATCCAGCGGTACGAGCCGTCTCGGGAGTGAAGACGATTCTCAAAAAAAAGCAAATCCTGTTGCGCGGCCAGGCGGGCCCCGGCAGCCAAGGTCCGGTCCACGTCCTCTGGATGAACGAAGTCCAGGTACGGTCGCCCCTCAAGCTCTGAAAGCGGGTATCCGAGCACCTTTTCCCATTCAGGATTAAGCTGGATAAATCGTCCATGGACATCGGCAATGCAGAGCAGGTCCAGGGAAACGCTGAAAAACCGCTCCAAATCGACGTTTCTTTTTCGCAGGGCCTCATCCGCGGCGGACATGCGCGTCGCGACACAAGTCCGTCGCCGTTGGCTCTCCGCGAGCACGAGCACGGAGGCCACGGCCAACAACGCGAACAGGCCGCCCAAAGCGAAAAGATGCTCCCTCCAGGATACATGAAACGTGATGAACCCGCCGAGAGCAGTCAGCACGGTCCCCAGCAGCAACCATTGCGTCAGATATTGTCGTTTCATGGAGGCGATCCCGTGACCAGCTTGATTGCGAGCATGAGCGCCGCTTTGTTGAGCGCTTGCCTGGAGATGTCGGTGGACGTTCGCAACTGTTCTGTTTCGAAAAAATATCCTGAGCACAGGCACGGGCAAAGTCAATCACGGCCTGAAATGCCGATGGTGAAAGACCGATGGTGAAAGGGTTGACAGCGAAGCCGGACGTCCATAGGCCTCACGCAATCCCAAATCAAAGGACAGTCGCTCCGCCATGCCCTCCTCCAGTGCCTTGTTTACAGCTCTGCATGCCACGCAAGACTTCTTGCGCCGCAACATCCTCGCCGCCGGTCAGGTCTGCGCGGCGCTCTTCAAGATCATGATTCCGGTGATGATCGTGATGAAGGTATGCCAGGAATTGGGGCTGGTGGCCGTGCTCGGCCAGGTCATGGGGCCAGTGATGGAGGTATTCGGGCTGCCCGGCCCCATGGGATTGGTCTGGGCCACGGCGCTTTTGACCAACCTCTACGCCGCGGCCGTGGTCCTGATCACCCTGCTGCCGGAAGCGCCCCTGACCTCGGCCCAGGTCACGGTCCTGGCGACCATGATGCTCATCGCCCACGGCCTGCCCGTGGAGCTAAGCATTGCCAGGCGCTCCGGGGCCCGGGTGCGCACCCAGTTTGTCGTGCGGATCGGAGCGGCCATACTCTGCGGCTGGCTGCTGTATCTGGGCTATGGATGGCTGAATTGGGGAACGACGCCGGTCCAGCCGTCCTGGATTCCGGATTCGCCGCCCACGGGCTGGGCGGCCTGGGTGCTGCGGGAAATCCGCAATCTGGCGGGCATCGCGGTTATCGTGCTGATCATGCTCATGCTTCTGGACGTGCTCAAGCGCCTGGGCGTCACGGACCTGATGATCCGCCTGCTCTCCCCGGTGCTCAAATCCATGGGCATCGGCCGGGAAGCCGGGACCATCACCATCGTCGGCATGACTCTGGGCCTGTCCTACGGCGGCGGGCTGATCATCCACGAAGCCCGCTCCGGACGTATTCCCGCCAAGGACGTCTTCCTGGCTCTAACCTTCATGGGGCTGTGTCACAGCCTGATCGAGGACACCCTGCTGATGCTCCTGCTGGGCGCGGACATCAGCGGCGTGCTCTGGGCCAGAATGGCCTTCTCCCTGGTCTTCCTCTGGATTCTGGCCTGGACCGTGGCCCGCCTCCCGGAGGGGGTGATCAATGCCTTGCTTATCCGCTCCAGGGATTCATGATGACGGCTTGACGTGTGTTGCGACCCTCGGTCCGTTTGCGTTTAACCGCGCACTTAGGTAGATAAAACTGTTTTTCGCGGGAACTCACCTCTAAGGGTCTTCTAGACCCCACTGGATGAACTTCGCGGTGCATTATTTGGTCTATGGCGAACAGCTTTGCCTAGCCGACAACCTTCTACCACCCCATTCCGAAACATGCCCAAACGAACCGATCTTCGCCGCATTCTGCTCATCGGCTCCGGCCCCATCGTCATTGGTCAGGCCTGTGAATTCGATTATTCCGGGACCCAGGCTCTCAAGGCCTTGAAGGAAGAAGGATACGAAGTCATTCTGGTCAATTCCAATCCGGCCACGATCATGACCGATCCGGAACTGGCCGATAAAACCTACATCGAACCCATTGATCCGGAAGTGGTTGCCAAAATCATCGCCCGGGAGCGTCCGGACGCCCTGCTGCCCACCCTGGGCGGTCAGACAGGTCTGAACACGGGGCTGGCTTTGGCCGAATCCGGAGTCCTGGACCAGTACGGCGTGGAACTCATCGGGGCGACGCAGGAGGCCATTCGCAAGGCTGAAAGCCGGGAAGAGTTCCGCCAGGCCATGCAGAACATCGGCCTGAACGTTCCCAAGAGCCTCATCGCCCGGAACATGGATCAGGTCCGCCAAGCGGCCCGGGAGATCAGCTTTCCAATCATCGTCCGCCCGGCCTTCACCCTGGGCGGCACCGGCGGCGGTGTGGCCTACAACCAGGAAGATCTGGAAGCCCTGGCCGAACAGGGATTGACCGCCAGCATCAAGACCGAGGTCATGCTTGAAGAATCCATCCTGGGCTGGAAGGAATTCGAGCTGGAGGTGATGCGGGACAAGAACGACAACTCCGTGATCATCTGCTCCATCGAGAACCTGGACCCCATGGGCGTACATACCGGTGACTCCATCACCGTGGCCCCGGCCCAGACCCTGACCGACGCCGAGTACCAGACCATGCGCAACGCATCCCTGGCCATCATGCGCGAGATCGGCGTGGAGACCGGCGGCTCCAATGTCCAGTTCGCGGTCAATCCGAAAAACGGCGACCTGGTGGTCATCGAAATGAACCCCCGGGTATCCCGCTCCTCGGCCCTGGCCTCCAAGGCCACCGGCTTCCCTATTGCCAAGATCGCGGCAAAGCTGGCCGTAGGCTACACCCTTGACGAACTGCCCAACGACATCACCCGGGAAACCATGGCCTCCTTCGAGCCAGCCATAGACTACTGCGTGATCAAGATCCCCCGCTTCACTTTCGAGAAATTCCCAGGCTCCCAGGACTACCTGACAACGTCCATGAAGAGCGTGGGCGAGACCATGGCCATCGGTCGAACCTTCAAGGAGGCCTTGCAAAAAGGCATGCGCTCCCTGGAAGTCGGGGTCACGGGACTCAGTTCGGACCTTTCCCAGTCCGTCCCGGACCACGAAACCATTCTCAGCGGGCTGCGCCTGCCCCACTCCAAGCGACTGTTCGTCCTGCGTCAGGCCCTGGTGGCCGGAATCGGCGAAGCCGAAATCGTGGAGGCCACGGGCATTGATCCCTGGTTCATCCGCCAGATCGCGGAGATCGTCGTCTTTGAGAACGAATTGAAGCAGTTTGCCCTGGCCGAGAACCTCTCCGCCGCCAACCCGAACATGGCGGACATCCTGCGCCGGGCCAAGGAGATGGGCTTTTCCGACGCCCAACTGGCCGCGGCCTGGAAGCGGGCCGAAACGGACATCCGCAAGCTGCGCCAGGAACTGGACGTCCTGCCCACCTACAAGCTGGTTGACACCTGCGCCGCGGAATTCGAGGCCTACACGCCCTACTATTATTCCACCTACGAGCAGGAGAGTGAGACCCGGGCGAGTACCCAAGACAAGAATAGTCGCAAGGTTGTCATCCTGGGCGGCGGCCCGAACCGCATCGGCCAGGGCATCGAGTTCGACTACTGCTGCGTCCACGCCTCCTACGCCCTGCGGGAAATGGGCGTGGAGTCGATCATGGTCAATTCCAACCCCGAAACCGTGAGCACGGACTACGACACCTCGGACCGGCTCTATTTCGAGCCCCTGACCTTCGAGGACGTGCTGAACATCGTGGAAACCGAAAAGCCCGAGGGGGTAATCGTTCAGTTCGGCGGTCAGACGCCGCTGAACCTGGCCGTGCCCCTGATGCGCGCCGGAGTGCCCATCCTGGGCACCAGCCCGGACAGCATTGACCGGGCCGAGGACCGGGAACGCTTCCAGGCCCTGCTCCAGAAGTTGAACCTGCGCCAGCCGGACAACGGTACGGCAATGACCCCGGACGAGGCCATCGTCATCGCCGGACGGATCGGCTACCCGGTGGTGGTCCGGCCTTCCTACGTCCTCGGTGGACGGGCCATGGAGATCGTCTTTGACGAGGCCCAGTTGCGCTCTTACTTCACCGAGGCGGCCCAGGTCTGCCCCGGTCACCCCATTCTCATCGACAAGTTCCTGCAGCACGCCATCGAAGTGGACGTGGACGCTCTCAGCGACGGCCAGGATACGCTGGTGGCCGGGATCATGGAGCACATTGAGGAAGCCGGAATCCACTCCGGCGACTCAGCCTGCGTCCTGCCTCCGCACACGCTGCCCGAGACAATCATCGCCGAAATCCGCCGCCAGACCGAAGCCCTGGCCCGGGAACTGGGCGTGATCGGACTGATGAACATTCAGTACGCGGTCCAGGACGGGACGATCTACATTCTGGAGGTCAACCCCCGGGCTTCGCGCACCGCGCCCTTCGTGAGCAAAGCCACCGGCCTGCCCCTGGCCAAGCTGGCCACCCGGATCATGCTCGGGCAAAAACTGAAGGATCTGGGCATCCCGGACCAGGTTCCGCTGAAGTACATCTCGGTCAAGGAATCCGTCTTTCCGTTCCGACGCTTCCCCGGTGTGGACGTGCTCCTGGGACCGGAAATGCGCTCCACTGGAGAGGTCATGGGCATTGACGAGAGCTTCGGCCTAGCCTTCATGAAGAGCCAACTCGCCGCGGGCCAACGCTTGCCCGAATCCGGGACGGTGTTCATCTCCGTGAACGACGCGGACAAGCAGGACGTCCTGCCCGTGGCCAAAATATTCCAGGAACTTGGCTTCCGGATTCTGGCCACCAAGGGCACCGCAGGCCTGCTTCAGCAACACGGCCTCAGCGCGGAGCAAGTCTTCAAAGTCCACGAGGGCCGTCCCCACGTGGTGGACCATATCAAAAACAAGGCCATCGACTTGGTGATCAACACCTCCTCCGGGAAAAAAACCGTGCACGACTCCTCCTCCATCCGGCAAACCACCCTGCTCTACGGCATCCCCTACACCACCACCCTGGCCGGCGCCAAAGCCATGGCCCAGGCCCTCCAGGAACTCAAAGGCCGGGGCATGGAAGTGAAGAGTTTGCAGGAGTATCATCAAGGTTGAACTTTGAGCTAAAAATTCTTATTTTTACTTAAACACGTTACGCAATGCTCAGGGCTCTTCATGCGGTTTGAGTTTGATTCCTCCAAAAGCAATGCAAACCTGCTCAAGCATGGGATAAGCTTTCCAGATGCAACAGCTCTTTGGATGGATGAAAAACGTCTCATTGTTCCCGCCAAAATGGTTCAAGAAACTCGTTATGCCATTATCGCGGAATGGAATGGCAAAATTTGGACGGGAATTTTCACCATGAGGTCTGATGCGATTCGGATTATCTCCGTAAGGAGGGCGCGCCAAAATGAACGAGAACACTATTCTAAAAGCTGAAGAATTTGATCGACGTTTCGATGTTGGAGAAGATATTTCCGATTTTCTCGACTTCTCTCAAGCAACAAGGCCCGGTTTGGAAAAACAGACCGTTTCCTTTTCCTTTCCGAGTTGGATGATCTCGTCCATGACTGATCAAGCAAAAATACTCGGCGTCTCCACGGAAGCCATGGTGACCATGTGGATTTCCGAGAAATTGCCGAAAACGCAACGACACACTTTTCAGGAACACGCTCAATGAAACGAGAATACTGCGGACTCGTCGGCATTTCCGGGCATCCGGAAGCGGCCAGGATGGCCTATTTCGGGCTGTACGCCCTGCAGCATCGCGGCCAGGAAAGCGCGGGCATCGTGACCTGGGATGGAACCAAAATCCGGGAGCAGCGAGGCATGGGCCTGGTGGCCGACGTGTTCAACGAGCGCCATCTGGGCAAGGAACTCAAGGGCTCCACAGCGGTGGGACACATCCGCTACTCCACCACCGGAGCCTCCCTGCTGCGCAACGCCCAACCTTTCATGGTCCGCTTCGGGGAATACCGTCTGGCCATCGGGCACAACGGGAACCTCGTCAACGCCCAGGCCTTGCGCCAGGAACTGGAAGAGCAAG encodes:
- a CDS encoding chemotaxis protein CheW is translated as MHGQQQSAGKDDTLLQLVTFHIGDEEFGVEILKVQEIIRMMGITRVPKAPDFVEGVINLRGKVIPIIDLRKRFGMTGQEHDKHTRIIVIEINAVIVGFVVDSVSEVLRIPANTVEPPPSIIAGIESEYISGVGKLADRLLILLDLDHLLSRGEQNLLTGL
- a CDS encoding AbrB/MazE/SpoVT family DNA-binding domain-containing protein, producing MEARAVKMANSLAFLIPKPIVAKLGLMENTSVDISLRGDEIVFRPMPRKYILSELLAGITPENMHDEVGWGEPMGQELLWDASQTNPLKPSSVY
- a CDS encoding diguanylate cyclase domain-containing protein, producing MSESLELRSVLVVDDVPINIQVLVEALRTEYRVRIAANGPKALAIAASDDPPDIILLDVMMPEMDGYEVCRRLKNAPETKNIPVIFVTAKSSSEDETLGLNLGAVDYITKPFSIPVVKARVRTHVQLKARTEMLERLAMVDGLTGIANRRSFDQSLEHEWKRTSRNALPISVVMIDIDHFKAYNDNYGHGAGDICLQQVAKALRSVTQRPADLVARYGGEEFAALLPETDVQGAEMIASAMREAVSNLKLPHEHSPIADHVTVSLGHATGFNEFEDSPRKLVDAADGALYKAKESGRNRVQAAGD
- a CDS encoding PAS domain-containing hybrid sensor histidine kinase/response regulator; protein product: MKRQYLTQWLLLGTVLTALGGFITFHVSWREHLFALGGLFALLAVASVLVLAESQRRRTCVATRMSAADEALRKRNVDLERFFSVSLDLLCIADVHGRFIQLNPEWEKVLGYPLSELEGRPYLDFVHPEDVDRTLAAGARLAAQQDLLFFENRLHSRDGSYRWIEWRSKPQGGIIYAAARDVTERKRIEEALVQAKETAETASKAKSAFLANMSHEIRTPLNAVIGLTQLCLETQLESRQRDYLQKVLRSSGMLLNILNDILDYSKIEAGRLVLEQRVFALNEVLDQLSALIEASIKEKGLTLSLQVEPDVPRSLVGDSLRLEQALANLLGNAVKFTERGGVELHVSLEGRDAHQVRLRFAVKDTGIGIKPEERERLFSIFTQADASTTRKFGGTGLGLAISKLLAEMMNGDLDFESVPGQGSTFVLTAILQPAPETEPDQPIASFSAANPPDISSVTDDSGEPDAATALEILERMIRLVESGDLVEEVMLKRLSQALAGKEQVLLDEARHCLEHFDYESASAVLQAMRTAVSSQPQQGA
- a CDS encoding nucleoside recognition domain-containing protein, producing MPSSSALFTALHATQDFLRRNILAAGQVCAALFKIMIPVMIVMKVCQELGLVAVLGQVMGPVMEVFGLPGPMGLVWATALLTNLYAAAVVLITLLPEAPLTSAQVTVLATMMLIAHGLPVELSIARRSGARVRTQFVVRIGAAILCGWLLYLGYGWLNWGTTPVQPSWIPDSPPTGWAAWVLREIRNLAGIAVIVLIMLMLLDVLKRLGVTDLMIRLLSPVLKSMGIGREAGTITIVGMTLGLSYGGGLIIHEARSGRIPAKDVFLALTFMGLCHSLIEDTLLMLLLGADISGVLWARMAFSLVFLWILAWTVARLPEGVINALLIRSRDS
- the carB gene encoding carbamoyl-phosphate synthase large subunit, giving the protein MPKRTDLRRILLIGSGPIVIGQACEFDYSGTQALKALKEEGYEVILVNSNPATIMTDPELADKTYIEPIDPEVVAKIIARERPDALLPTLGGQTGLNTGLALAESGVLDQYGVELIGATQEAIRKAESREEFRQAMQNIGLNVPKSLIARNMDQVRQAAREISFPIIVRPAFTLGGTGGGVAYNQEDLEALAEQGLTASIKTEVMLEESILGWKEFELEVMRDKNDNSVIICSIENLDPMGVHTGDSITVAPAQTLTDAEYQTMRNASLAIMREIGVETGGSNVQFAVNPKNGDLVVIEMNPRVSRSSALASKATGFPIAKIAAKLAVGYTLDELPNDITRETMASFEPAIDYCVIKIPRFTFEKFPGSQDYLTTSMKSVGETMAIGRTFKEALQKGMRSLEVGVTGLSSDLSQSVPDHETILSGLRLPHSKRLFVLRQALVAGIGEAEIVEATGIDPWFIRQIAEIVVFENELKQFALAENLSAANPNMADILRRAKEMGFSDAQLAAAWKRAETDIRKLRQELDVLPTYKLVDTCAAEFEAYTPYYYSTYEQESETRASTQDKNSRKVVILGGGPNRIGQGIEFDYCCVHASYALREMGVESIMVNSNPETVSTDYDTSDRLYFEPLTFEDVLNIVETEKPEGVIVQFGGQTPLNLAVPLMRAGVPILGTSPDSIDRAEDRERFQALLQKLNLRQPDNGTAMTPDEAIVIAGRIGYPVVVRPSYVLGGRAMEIVFDEAQLRSYFTEAAQVCPGHPILIDKFLQHAIEVDVDALSDGQDTLVAGIMEHIEEAGIHSGDSACVLPPHTLPETIIAEIRRQTEALARELGVIGLMNIQYAVQDGTIYILEVNPRASRTAPFVSKATGLPLAKLATRIMLGQKLKDLGIPDQVPLKYISVKESVFPFRRFPGVDVLLGPEMRSTGEVMGIDESFGLAFMKSQLAAGQRLPESGTVFISVNDADKQDVLPVAKIFQELGFRILATKGTAGLLQQHGLSAEQVFKVHEGRPHVVDHIKNKAIDLVINTSSGKKTVHDSSSIRQTTLLYGIPYTTTLAGAKAMAQALQELKGRGMEVKSLQEYHQG
- a CDS encoding BrnT family toxin; translated protein: MRFEFDSSKSNANLLKHGISFPDATALWMDEKRLIVPAKMVQETRYAIIAEWNGKIWTGIFTMRSDAIRIISVRRARQNEREHYSKS
- the brnA gene encoding type II toxin-antitoxin system BrnA family antitoxin, which gives rise to MNENTILKAEEFDRRFDVGEDISDFLDFSQATRPGLEKQTVSFSFPSWMISSMTDQAKILGVSTEAMVTMWISEKLPKTQRHTFQEHAQ